ttattaaagaaaatgaaaaaaactacCCACTTATACTTTAAACCTAATCTAAACctataaaattagtttgtaaaaTGAGAATTGTTTGGTTATATAATGTAAATTGGACTAATTCAATATcagaaaatcatattataaaatgaGATTCAAACTCATTTTATGCTCAAATGGGTTTATGGTATGATTGTGAACATGATAACATCTACTTGTATTGAAGGTTAAAACCATAGTTCTCTGcttgttttaatgtttatattttcttcttaccTCATTGATTCTTGGTTTCATAAAATCACCTGCAAGGGAATCGAAAACAGCACCGGATTGCCCTCCCCATCTGTCAGCACAGAAGCCAAGTGAGTGATCATTTGATTGGTTTGCAGTGAAATTTGGAGAACCCTTTTGTTGTCAAAGAACTGAAAACTTACGTGACATTCTCTGGGATGATCTTTAACCTTTTCTTTATGACACCGTTTAGTAATGTATCAAGATCATCAGCACCACCAGGAGTTCTTGACCTTGACCTCAAGGAAGTGAGATACCTGGAGTACCTcttcattgatatttttttatataacgcTAACTCCAATGTTGCAACATCGTCACTTCCTGCATCCTCCAAAAAATTGTAGAAGTCCTGAAGTGAACAAAGAGTTATAGAACTTTTTAGGAGTAATGGTAAGTAGAGAATAAAGCACAATGTCGGTTAGACAGGAAACAAGgataaataaaatgttgaatGAAGACATCATGGTACCTACCACATGGttgcttttgatggaaatcacAGACTCAAGTTCACTCCATGAGTTGGTGGCTTCAACAAATTTACCATCCTCAAGTTGCTGCTTGATCCTCTCAGCAATACTGATCTCTAAAACGGGTTTGTTAGATAACACAGAAAATCACCATTCCATAGAATGTTActtcagttttcattttttcttcttatctgTGTAATGTGCATACTTGTTTCTACTTGAGAAGATGGAAAACAGATTTTACCTGTTTGATTGTTGCAGGCCACTATCGTCGAGTCGTGAGAGGTCTTTAAGGAGAGGACCCCATGAGAACTGCAATTGCAATAGTGAATTCAATGTTGAGAACTTTGAAAGTTCAACAAAAACTGGTGGACAGATAAATTCTATTTATTGTGAGTACCACAAAATCTTCAGGGGAGATCCAACTGTCTCCTAATGCCACACCTAAACAAAAGGAAAATAGTTACCCCAAATCAGCAATTTCTTGGGCTTCTTCtgttctaaaattatttataaacgATTCATCATTTGATTCATTTCCTAACTAACAAAAGAGAAATTCACTCTTAATCCAAGTAACAAGTAAAAACTGTTTTCAATCATCATAAACTGAAGACAAAGCCACCAACATAATGAGCTGTAAAGTTGGTAAATTACCTTTCTCCTTATGTAAATGATCAGAGATTTGTATATGAAAAGGCATATATTGAAAGAAACTAGTTCCTTGAATAAATTTGTAGTGTTTTGAGAGATTGGTCTTTTAGGTTCGTCCAAAAACACCAATCTAGAATCAGACAGATGCACACGATTCAAGAGAAGATTACCTCCAAGTCTAAGCTTCAATTTCCCAGCTTCTATAGCTTCCACAGCAGATAAACCAAGAGTGACAGCAAATTTGCCACCATATGACTCTGCCACGATGAACAGAGGGCTCTTTTGCAGTTTCTCATCCTTGTTGAACAATTCAATCAACAATGTAGTCAAGTCGGTGGCTGCTTCAACATCTGTTTTCACAAACAGTTTTTTGTCCTCCACAAAACTGTACCCGGTTCCAACTGGATTGTCCTATATGGTTCACAGCATCAGAAGCATTAAATTGAGTTAACACAATTGAGAGCCACAGAGTAAAAACGTTCATAGAAACTCTTTTCACGATTATTACCACAAACAGTAGATCTGCTTTTTTCAACCATGTGGAATTCCGTGGCTTCAAGTCTGTGTTCAAAGGCCCAACCTCCTCAAAATTTCCAATTCCAACCCCTGAAGCACCCTGCTCAATGTTTGAAAACCtcaaatcatgtttttgctcaTATCACAGAATCAAATTCAGTAACACTTACAGGTCCTCCTTGCAACCAGAGAACAATTGGCCATGGCTTAGAGGGATCTTCCACTCTATAGGGACTTCTGTAAAGCCACCAAAACATGTGTGCTTCTGTGATGACAATAACAACACAACAAGGCAAAACAATTTGCAACTGTTAATACAATATCACTCTAAACTCCTTTTCCACACACTCTAAATAACAACAGCAACAACCCAAAAGTACatgaaaacacaaaaaaaacaaaacaaaattgcaGTGTGTTATCATGTGGTATGTCCCCATGAATTCAGATTGGTAAATTGTGAAGCAGTGGCTTACTGGGTCTGACTTGAACGTATCCCCATTCCTCTGATCCGTCTTGGGTTTTGAAAGCTACAACCTTTCCTCCATGAAAGTGTAAAGCAATGAACAGGAAAATGGATAGTAAATGAGGGAGCTTTTCCAtttggagaaaagaaaaggaagcaagagaaagaaagagtgaaGTGAAGCAAAGGATACGGCAATTTATTTATACTACATAAGTGGTTAGTCAAAGAGGGTTGATTTGGAAGAAAGAAGCGTGTTTTGTCATGTCAGTGTCTATCTCCAACAGAAAACAGAAGGTATAAGAGTCCTACGTATGCATCACGATTAAAAGTGGGTTAAATCTCAGATGTTAcagcaacaaaaacaagaacaTCATAAACCTCTTCACTCTTTTTCAGGTAAAACTATGCTATCCTTAAAAGCAAGGTCATATTGTGTTCTTCTGAAACAAGTTTGCTAGACTCTGACTGCAACTCATTGTGGGGCCATTAAGAGGATATTTAAGAGATTGAGTTGGAAAAATAAAGGATCAGAAAAAACCCCTTTTGGTGGTTTATGGAAGGAACATGTTAGAAAGTAAGAAATCTGATgagaaaattaagagaaaaaaaaaagataaacatgATTGAAAAAGGTAACTACATGAAGATAGTTAGAAGAGTTACAAGAAGagaagttaaaaagaaaaatcttttcTCAACAACATTTTTTACAACAGTAAGTGATACTTtgtgattgttttattttaaatatataaattaataaaatagtaatattattGTGAAATGTTAACAAATCAAATATATCCAGTTtgacttatttaattattatgcttttgattaaataaaaattatatttcttccaTCCCACACCAagttgttaattaaattttattgatactTTTAACAggtttcattttgatttttttaaagcaATATAGTTAATTCGTAAAACTAATAtcctcttttatttattaattagtaaATTTGTTTAGTCTTttcgtaaaaaaaaaagttaagcgATACTTACTATGAGGAGACGGcaaagtttttaatataattttaaaagtaggTTTATGTAAagtttaacaataaaattataacaacaGATCATGatgatattataaaaatgagCATGGTTGCATGGAtgatttattcattattttgttaCAATTTTAAGAAAGTCTTGTTATTCTTAGTGAAGAAAGAGAGTTATTTCAAAtcaaaaataagattaaaacaTTGAACTCTATTAACAATTTCCTAAATTTGCGATATGGATAATTATAGTAAGGTTTTTGTTATATAGAAAATtacttattttcaattaaaaatggCATTAAAATACTGAACTCCATTagcatttttctaaaattataagatgaattTTGAGTTTGTTGATGATCAGGATATGGAATTATCAAGAAAATTATCCGGAAATCTTATCTTGATAAGCACATCAGATTTCCTAGCTAGACGAATCTTCCAAATTAAGttctttttcactttatttaaaaaaacaaaaactacttttttaaaattaaaaagtatggATTCTATTTAGAGTAATTAACGTGCGTGATTCGTTAACTCACAAATAATGACGAAATTAACTGTTccataatattttcataattggTTGGGGTTCTAGAATTTGAATATCaattatgtaattttgaataaacaataataatattttaaaatgtgttaATAAAATGTATGAATCCGAGGTGactattaaatgtaattttgttGGTAAGTTTCAAATTCGTCATCATAATCATATTTATATGAAGTTCtggttaaaaaaatatgagaaagaGATAATTTAACCTTTGTCagagtttttgaaaaattaaaagattgaggactatttataagttttttttttcaattttttcagactatttataagtattttttttcaattttttcagactattttctaatttttctgtTAGGAACAATTTTCTAATAGTTTTATAGTACCTTAATTTGTAGccttaaaataattaacgcaAATCAGATTgtattcttaaattaaaaattttgtaaataaaaaataggtattcaaatttcatttcataaaattattatttctttaaaataatatattttttctttctctcaatatttatcaattaatCGTCCTTTCAAATCAAGATTTAAACTTACAGTAATAAAACTAGTAGAAAACAGAAGATGTTTATCCAATTAAATTTTCGTTTAGACTCCCTTGGCTGGAAATTACCATTTACAAAAATTGATACAAACAGATTTTGCAGATAAATTTGcgtttattttaaatgatttgaaaGTGATAATTTGTAGAAATAAGTCATTTTCGTATCTTACTTTAACTACGATGATTTGAgagtatttttaatgaaaatatacttttattctGAATTTTTGGTTGAGGTGAATGCATGCCAGAAGAAAATCTGAATAGAAAGAACCGATTTCATGTTGCTGTAATTGATTCCATATATTGCAAAGAAGAACCTCCTTTCGAGTATTTAGAGCTTCCCAAAAGTGATGTTAAGTGTTAATACAGGTTCTATGGCGGTAAAAAAAAACGAtgaggttgaagatgaaaaatgtGTAACCGATTTCACCAAAATCGTAACTGATTCCAAAAGCTTAGATTTTGATTCCATCAAGTCCTATGCTATAACCGATTCCACTAAATTAACCATAGATGAagttatcatatatttttttcaattttttatttcttcaactaaaccatctttatttttattttatttttcatattttttttctttttttatattttttccttaaagacttattaaatataatttttatttatttttaaattttttcaaattcattcattcagtttcttaaatttattttttcaaataaatacaaCTTAAATTGCTTGTAAGAATAACATTTCGCATCCATAATTGACATGTTTATATGTGTAGTTTAATAAGTGAAATTTTGTTACTCTAAAATCATAGTGACATGTTTagactaataaaaaaaattgtactcaAATTTGAGCTTTGtgaaaatcaataattattgaaatagcTAAATTTTCAGGTAATGAaaagtattattaatattattattattaatagttttttttgaGGTCATAGGAAATAAAGGTTCAAATATTGAATAGTATAAAACACTATCAGGCAATCCCTTTTAAGAATCTTTAGCCTCTCTTTTGTTACCCGTGATTTTCTATATACGAACAAAGAAAGTGAGTGACGTGTTCATTTGTTTTAAACGAAATTTGCAAATTAAGAAGCctcttttgagaaaaaaaaagtgagatacACACGTTAACATGGTTGAGGTTACAAAATTACTTTATGTGCACTTTTAGGTAAATATGAGTGTACATGGAGATGCCAATCACTCCATCTGATATGTAATCTCTTatccgtttttttttttagatatttgCTTTACAAATTATATGTGAATATTTAAAAGGTTTAAATTCTTGTCTAGTTTTCccattttgatttctttcttaTTACAATCTTTAATTGAGTTAACGAAGTTAAGCTTTAAACGTAGTTAAAACTTAAAACGTAACATGAATTAGGCCTTTATGCGTGAAATTAtgtaaaaatgtaataatataaaattagggaattctgaaatgggatttagggttcaaTCAAATTGAATTTGGGATCGTCAAGGAGCTCTCAGAATTCGTCCATAAACGCCTCGACAATAAAAGCCTCGTCAAACAAGGGAAGCATGCAGCTTTTAACTTATCATTGTTATTACTATTCCCTggaatatgaatataaaatatattgaaattagaTTCTGATCATTGTGTTGGTTTGCATTTGACAGGCTTTGAAATTGATCAAGTATGCGGTTGGAAAGTGTGGTGTAGAGCTTAGAAGGGAAATGCAAAGACATTCAGTGGTAATTCGACAATTGTTACAATACAAGGATCAATTGAATCATCTGAAAGGCAATGCACTCAACAAGGCTGTTAGAGACACTGCTCAAGAGACTATCTCTGCTCAAGAGACTATCTTCAGCTTCTGCTTCCGCTGATCTCAATAGACGGATCGAAGGGTTTGGAAACACCAATTATCAAGCTCCTTCTCAGGATAAGAAATCGTTTCTCAGTGAGGTTGTGGATATTGGAAGTGAAACCATTAAGCAAGGACTCAGTGCCTTCACACAGGGCCATTCTTTGCTTCCCAAATTGAATCCCAAATTCAATTTGATTGAACCCTGAATCCCATTTCAGAATTCcctaattttacattattacaTTTTACATAATTCCATACATAAAGGCCTAATCCATGTCACGTTTAAAGTTTAACCCCGTTAATTCAATTTAAGGACAATggctcaattgattcaaattaccACTTATAATGATTCAATTGGAGATGTTAATAAGAAAGGGGATCACAATTGGAAAACCCCACATAAATAAAGAGTTTAAACctatttaaaaacttataaatatacatgaatatttatgaatatttaaaaatatatataatataaattaaaatttaactttaattaaattaaatttaataaaatataattaattttatttttaattaaacttaactttataaaatataaattaaatttttgttttaacttttttgcATATACATGTAAATATGGATAATATGATAAACACTCGACTCATAAAATACTTACTATTCACTAtctacaaataataaatatttacaagtGTCAACTATTCACCACACTTTTATACATAGATACTcgaaaacataaatatttttatcatccTAATACACttcaataatcataataataataataataatatttttttttaattttctctataataaaaaataaataatctttaaaaaaaaattaaacttaactcaatcctactataaaataaaatctatactcatttatatattttaaattaattttatttttaatttacataaaatttcCAAtctatcaattataatattcttttaactttatCTTTTTACGTAGTGTACGTAAAATTTTCAATCAtgaactaaaatatttatttttaatctattaaactCTCTCCATCATTTGTGAACTTTtataaactttcaaaattttcattattttctttcttaacccaaacaaatttattttcatatatttttttcctcaaATCTATCTCTCAAAACCAGCTTCTTAAACAAACATTAAGAATGATGAATTTGAGTAGAATAGAATTGAACCACAGCAAAGTCGATAGTGGACAactaattttagaattaatttaaaattaaataattgagaaggatgaaaaagaaaagaaaaaatgtatacaataaaaatatataaatagaaaaaaaaatattgttaatgatGGCAAATAAGTTGGACGGCGAGCCTAACCTATGTGTGCAGAACAGCATCCATGAAAAGATTGACtccaatattttatttcttgtaaTCATAACAACTAAGGAATTGAAgtttgaaaaggaaaacaaaaataaaaattgttccATTGAAAGGGAGAGTCACTTTGGTTTGTTCGTCAATTATTAATTGCTCTAAATTAACCACGTGAATTAATAACTGCTGTCATCTTGGTTTTATCTTGTAATGTCTAAAAAATAGACTTTATTAGagataattacattaaatttttttattacatttaatataaaacatctGTAATCTCTCCTAAAAAACCATGAACTAAATATAAAGATTTATGTAAcaagaaaacatataaaaggtgttttggaaaaagaaaacctAGTTGGGCATAACATTAtgtatgcatatatatatatatatatatatatatatatatatatatatatatatatatatatatataattaaaaaatggtgATAGAAGCACAAGCTTATTATGTTTGCCATGAATGGCTGccataaataaacttttttccAAAAGCTATGTAAGTTGGGATCTTTAGGACCTACTTATGTCTGCCATGAATTTTTTCAAACCTCATGCTTCTACACCTATTTCACACTCAGATtttactataaaataataaaatgaaatatttttcatttttacattcatttcacagaatataaatataaaataattataaaaaataaatttttatattaaaaaaaa
The Vigna angularis cultivar LongXiaoDou No.4 chromosome 5, ASM1680809v1, whole genome shotgun sequence genome window above contains:
- the LOC108338834 gene encoding serine carboxypeptidase-like 51; the protein is MEKLPHLLSIFLFIALHFHGGKVVAFKTQDGSEEWGYVQVRPKAHMFWWLYRSPYRVEDPSKPWPIVLWLQGGPGASGVGIGNFEEVGPLNTDLKPRNSTWLKKADLLFVDNPVGTGYSFVEDKKLFVKTDVEAATDLTTLLIELFNKDEKLQKSPLFIVAESYGGKFAVTLGLSAVEAIEAGKLKLRLGGVALGDSWISPEDFVFSWGPLLKDLSRLDDSGLQQSNSIAERIKQQLEDGKFVEATNSWSELESVISIKSNHVDFYNFLEDAGSDDVATLELALYKKISMKRYSRYLTSLRSRSRTPGGADDLDTLLNGVIKKRLKIIPENVTWGGQSGAVFDSLAGDFMKPRINEVDELLAKGVNVTVYNGQIDLICSTKGTDAWVHKLKWEGLKNFLAKDRTPLYCGSDKSTTKGFLQSYKNLFFYWILKAGHFVPTDQPCVALEMVGAITQSPAT